The following nucleotide sequence is from uncultured Fibrobacter sp..
GATGGTACCTGGCCCACGGGCCCGGGAGAGTAGGTCGCTGCTGGATTCACGGAGCCCCTTGCCTTAAAGGCGAGGGGCTCCTTTTTTTATATACCGCTCGGCCCTTATGCAGGCAGGTGCCCGTGGCCGGGCCTCGCTCTCGCCGCCACGGCCTGTCAGTACAGGCCGCTTGCGGCTCACAGCCCCTTGCCGTAAACGGCGAGCGGGGCTTTTTTTTTATGCCCGATTCACGCGGGGTTTTAGGGGAGGAACCCCACCCTGGTGGCCATGCGCACTAAGCGACAAGTCGCTAAGTGCTGTCCGCCCTAGGCGAGGGGGTAGCGTGCAACGCAGTGCTAGTGAGGGGGAGACTTCCCCCTTTCTGTATACTCTGCAAACATTTGCTTATTGAGTATTGTACAACATTTTTCCGCTAATAATCTGTTATTTATTCCGATTTGGAATAAAGAATATATTTTATGAAATGGAGTTGTTTGTGCGAGAGAATGGAATAGTCTTTCGTAATTAAAGGAATGTGTTTATGAAGCATTGGGTTTGGGTTGTTTGCTCTATCTTATTCTTGTCCGTCGTCGCGCATGCGACGCTTACGGTGCATATTCAGTCGCCGTGGCGTAATGACGACTCTAAGGCCGATTATTACCTGCATATCTTGGGATCTGCAGGTGGCTCTTACAATGCCTTCTTTGGAGCGACTTCTCCGACGATTACGACTGCCGAAGGTGATGGCTGGTTCAGCTATACCTGGGACAAGAATGTGTCCGATTTTCAGGATTGGCAGTCCTTTACGGTAAGCCTTTTCCCCAATACCGCTGACCAGAATTACAATAGCAATAACGAAGTGAAGTGGACCGAGGGCGGCGAGTTTAAAATGGGCGAGCTTTTCGGCACCGATGTCGAAGTCTGGCTTTATACAAATCCGGTCGACAAGAGCTATACCAAGTCTTTTGTGGCTCCAGGTTCCAAGATTGTGTGGTTTAAGAGCCCGTGGGGCAACCATGCGCTCCCGCAGATGATTTTCGGAACGGATTCCGTGATGATGCGCTTTGCCTACGACGACAAGTCGAGCTGCGGCTGGTTCTATGGAGCTGTTTCTCCGGCGATGATCGCTCGCAACCCGCTGCAGTCTGCGCACTTTATTCGCCTTAATACGCCTTACATGGTTTACCCTGCGCAGGGCGTGGTGGAACTTTCGATTTACTTCGACATGATGGATACTGTTTTTGTAGATGGTACTGTGGCGGAGCCTACGATCGATTCCAAGTTTAGTTCGCTTGGCGAGTGCTTTGATTCCACTTATGTGCTTCACATTTACCATCCGTGGCGTACGAATTCCACGTTCAAGGACAGCACAATCTACATTTCGATTGGCAACAACATCATCAATAATCCTGTTGCAACCGAAAAGGATAAGTACCCCTACTGGTACCGTTATGAATTTGAACCGTCCGTCGTCAATTCGGCGAACTGGAGCTCCTTTATGGCGGTGTTCAATATTTACCGCCGTCAGAACGAATGGCCGCAGGTCACTTATTTCAGTGAGACCAATCGCCCGCTGGCATCCAAGCTGTTCCCGACAGGTGTTTACGAGACTTGGCTGTTCACCAATAGCAACGGAGCGCTTGATCTTTCGTTCAGCCCGCTGGAACCGAAGACGATTCGCTTGATGAGTCCGTGGGACAATATGTCGCCATCGATGATTGTGGCCGACGAATTGGTTCGCATGGGACCGATTGCGGCAAGCCCGCTTGATTCGAGCCAGAGTGATACTTGCGGCTGGTACCAGGGCACGTATTACAAGCATACGGATGATTGGGGCGTTCAGTTCAGGCAGTCCTTCGGTACGGATTTCTATAGCCTTGAGGGCCTGATGGGCGAAGGCAAGGAAGCCGGTACTCCGATTTCTCTTGATTCCATGGTTGCGCTTTATGACACGGTGTGGGTTTATCCGTATCCGCTTTCGAGCAGTGCGCCCAAGTTCAGCGAAACCTTCCCGGGTCGTCTGGGCATTTGCCCGACTATGAAGATTTCGGCGATGATTCTCGACTGGGCGGGCGAGTCGTATGACGATGCTATTGATATTGACTTCGGTAACATCTATAACGGTAACGAATATACGACGATTGTGCGTGGCGATGCAGAATACAAAACTTGTGGCGGTCACGTGCTCGGCATGGTGCAAGACACCTTGAGTGAACTCGGGCTCCCGCTGCGCGTGGATTCGCTTGCATTCCCGTGGGAACAGTGCTCTGCTGGCCGCGAGATTGACAAGTGGTTTATTCCCGAGGTGCTCGCGACCGATCCTGCGACGGGCCGCGAATACACGAATGCGACTTGCCGCGATATTGACCTGGTGCTCGATGCTGAAGGCTTCTGGCTTGCCGATGTCACGGAATCTCCGAATGGCTGTAACGACCCTGTGAATCCGGGTTTCTATCCGATTGACGATTTCCAGTATCTGGATTCTGCGAAGACTATCAAGAACCCGAAATTCGACTGGGACATTTCGGGCTGCAGGCATAATTACAGCTTCTCGATGAAGATCAATGCGCAGTTCAAGTATGTGAAGGGACAGTTCTTTGAATTCCGCGGCGACGATGACGTGTGGGTGTTTATCAATAACCGCCTGGTTGTCGACATTGGCGGTTGCCATAGCCCTGTCGAAGGCGCTGTGGACCTCGATACCCTTGGTCTTACCGAAGGCAAGGAATATCCGTTCCAGATTTTCTTCTCGGAACGTAACGCTACGGGTTCTAACTTCAAGATGCGTACTTCAATCAACTTGCAGACGCAAAAGACGTATTTCCCGGTTGAGAAATCGAATACTAAGGGAATCATTGAATACGAACTTTTGCAGTTGCTTGTCGATGAATCTTTGAGCTGCGATGTGTCTAGCGTGTCGAAGGTTGATACGGCATACGCACAGTCCGTGTTCCGCCTGGTAGGCGGTGGACTCCCTGCCGACGGTGTGCTGCTTGAACCGGGCCTGAATTACGGCGGTATCTATATCAGCGAAAACATGGCTGGATTCTCGATCGATACTTCGGCCTTTGTGAATTCGCGTACCTTAAGCCCCGGCCAGTATGTGTTGATTTGCTACTTGGCTGCAGACCAGGGCCAGTATCAGATGATTCCGTTTACGGTGCCCGAATACCCGCTTCCGGATATTGCGTTTGTCGATGTGTTCCATGTGACCGATTCGCTGGTGTTCGACCCGAAGGGT
It contains:
- a CDS encoding fibro-slime domain-containing protein, with protein sequence MKHWVWVVCSILFLSVVAHATLTVHIQSPWRNDDSKADYYLHILGSAGGSYNAFFGATSPTITTAEGDGWFSYTWDKNVSDFQDWQSFTVSLFPNTADQNYNSNNEVKWTEGGEFKMGELFGTDVEVWLYTNPVDKSYTKSFVAPGSKIVWFKSPWGNHALPQMIFGTDSVMMRFAYDDKSSCGWFYGAVSPAMIARNPLQSAHFIRLNTPYMVYPAQGVVELSIYFDMMDTVFVDGTVAEPTIDSKFSSLGECFDSTYVLHIYHPWRTNSTFKDSTIYISIGNNIINNPVATEKDKYPYWYRYEFEPSVVNSANWSSFMAVFNIYRRQNEWPQVTYFSETNRPLASKLFPTGVYETWLFTNSNGALDLSFSPLEPKTIRLMSPWDNMSPSMIVADELVRMGPIAASPLDSSQSDTCGWYQGTYYKHTDDWGVQFRQSFGTDFYSLEGLMGEGKEAGTPISLDSMVALYDTVWVYPYPLSSSAPKFSETFPGRLGICPTMKISAMILDWAGESYDDAIDIDFGNIYNGNEYTTIVRGDAEYKTCGGHVLGMVQDTLSELGLPLRVDSLAFPWEQCSAGREIDKWFIPEVLATDPATGREYTNATCRDIDLVLDAEGFWLADVTESPNGCNDPVNPGFYPIDDFQYLDSAKTIKNPKFDWDISGCRHNYSFSMKINAQFKYVKGQFFEFRGDDDVWVFINNRLVVDIGGCHSPVEGAVDLDTLGLTEGKEYPFQIFFSERNATGSNFKMRTSINLQTQKTYFPVEKSNTKGIIEYELLQLLVDESLSCDVSSVSKVDTAYAQSVFRLVGGGLPADGVLLEPGLNYGGIYISENMAGFSIDTSAFVNSRTLSPGQYVLICYLAADQGQYQMIPFTVPEYPLPDIAFVDVFHVTDSLVFDPKGYTLRGDVLGLDGGKNDTLLAHVTYPDTVPLKVVLLYGSTPCGNMLASSNVNCVATLNLKTKYPLSFLDADNQRVTTITTDSTGYASFYVVGDSATVDAFFTIEGEGVANKIHWTDIHFKEPPVPFVVKAAMFDVNGDGIPDSLSIPFNKAFDKVVPDTLSWAFGGTQFHTTAGQDNIRPLVEQESIITLYNPAGLREDVFTGLSDQIYSGSLLYHYTYTDEDSFEEVKLSMNTLIEDHVAPIILSASVEPKSEDVSVVTINLSEGSNIKALDAKNAFVFYRDSAIFMDSLNIVSCDKNAQGNVFRLYFQRSAQTTLPEVGDYVRLLPGELKDRSENAAHANNPKVRIVGDQRTDIKAPGVVTISGDVEEWPYSEPVVPVVVPMNKTVKEIIDSIGKPGLLLSFNLGELATSAIMNLPSGANKDSALALIKIHWENYYFSHLGSFVNKAGGSIACNDAKVFYNAADPSKSNCYDNPGNLFFEWGARSDKGRLVGTGAYISKMKVKIKNGKEQAGSTDDTFMIGIRRSRR